The following are encoded in a window of Sminthopsis crassicaudata isolate SCR6 chromosome 3, ASM4859323v1, whole genome shotgun sequence genomic DNA:
- the LOC141563502 gene encoding tripartite motif-containing protein 43-like, with translation MASKEIVSDPQDLLTRAICQICLSDPTTEACGHSFCQSYLSSGNEVSMPLSCSECPEVSQSQAFKDTSRKSNMVVVTHHEQCPEEASNCEKHQEAQKLFCMNDQIFLCMSCSKSQAHETHEVCSMEEAAEDYRKRLQDNLKLLDENLKDVKKLELEEKEVPRTWAVVWTEQVDMPKEILEEKFQEISEFLSDEEEDVHSLVELDEEEDEMFQKLKDHEAQEEIKNIQKKERSRLQLSQHSKNLREMVSELEEKFHMSDGDLLQDIGNTLSRSELLLLQKPEPFTPKLSDSYCVDLSKFLKKFQESRLLACHYPYELSDDRKRTFTFADLSSGQTYVVYTSGSIHYMSGRELSITPLDINTISQEEQAQPIFACYCLPIERNIQFVRLSP, from the exons ATGGCTTCAAAAGAAATAGTTTCAGATCCCCAGGATCTGCTCACCCGCGCCATTTGTCAGATCTGTCTCTCAGACCCAACAACTGAAGCCTGTGGACACAGTTTTTGCCAATCCTATCTTAGCAGTGGGAATGAAGTTTCCATGCCTTTGTCCTGCTCTGAATGTCCAGAAGTATCACAGTCACAAGCTTTTAAAGACACTTCAAGGAAAAGCAATATGGTTGTTGTCACACATCACGAGCAATGTCCTGAGGAAGCCAGCAACTGTGAAAAACATCAAGAGGCTCAGAAGCTCTTCTGTATGAATGACCAGATCTTCCTTTGTATGTCCTGTTCAAAATCCCAGGCGCATGAAACTCATGAAGTCTGTTCTATGGAAGAGGCTGCTGAGGACTACAGG AAGAGGCTACAAGATAATCTGAAACTTTtagatgaaaatttaaaagatgtCAAGAAGCTAGAACTTGAGGAGAAAGAGGTCCCTCGGACTTGGGCTGTGGTGTGGACA GAACAAGTGGATATGCCAAAAGAAATACTTGAGGAAAAATTTCAGGAGATAAGTGAATTTCTGAGTGATGAAGAAGAAGATGTACACAGTCTTGTGGAGCTGGATGAAGAAGAAGATGAGATGTTCCAGAAACTGAAGGATCATGAGGcccaggaagaaataaaaaacattcagaaaaaggaaaggagcagACTCCAACTGTCCCAACATAGCAAAAACCTACGAGAGATGGtgtcagaattggaagaaaaatttcACATGTCAGATGGGGACCTGCTGCAG GACATAGGAAACACTTTGAGCAG GAGTGAGTTATTGCTGTTACAAAAACCAGAACCTTTCACCCCAAAATTGAGTGATTCTTATTGTGTGGATTTAAGCAAATTTCTCAAGAAATTTCAGG AATCTCGACTGCTGGCATGTCACTATCCATATGAATTATCTGATGATAGGAAGCGGACTTTCACATTTGCTGATCTCTCTTCAGGTCAAACATATGTTGTTTATACCTCTGGAAGTATCCACTACATGAGTGGGAGAGAATTATCTATTACACCATTGGACATAAATACCATTTCCCAAGAGGAACAAGCACAACCCATCTTTGCCTGCTACTGTTTGCCTATTGAAAGGAATATCCAATTTGTTAGACTTTCTCCCTGA